A single Vulcanisaeta distributa DSM 14429 DNA region contains:
- a CDS encoding cytochrome ubiquinol oxidase subunit I, protein MVDQPILGAPTDVRVVTAVGVLAHLAMASSFLGTILLAVVAEYLYIRSHNQFWYNTARTFSVISTIFFGVGAAFGTLVEFGLVTLWSNFISLIGEAIVLPFYLELFAFLTEVIILPLYVFTWNKIKNQVLHWIIGIAAAFGGYYSAYNILAVMASLSMRPPGLEVINLYQATGQNVVGLTDYVVKWASPADAWNMFWWGANVFIFHGILAAVILTWSIIAAIYLYFYIRDKKPERLMMLKILVPTMAILTAIQGFVLGHLQGELVLQDDPLKLAALEGMFWSGLKVDPLTSFLAYGTFNHAFWGYFSWPAYERPPAFVFIFYWVFMVIFGILLGIWSGALSLWYLFPGFFGSFSWARALANFFERSGVYLMPFFAAFASIGGAVSAESGRYPFILVQADPNPNGSPPIITGVPVGPGGLLNPTLYFPVWLAVLVLIVEIAMPSLAVFMVYLYLRRAPKYVETEVKAVEY, encoded by the coding sequence ATGGTGGATCAACCCATACTTGGGGCGCCAACTGATGTTAGGGTTGTTACTGCGGTTGGCGTTTTAGCTCATTTAGCAATGGCATCAAGTTTCCTTGGCACAATACTCCTGGCAGTGGTTGCCGAGTACCTATACATCAGAAGCCATAATCAGTTCTGGTATAATACTGCCAGAACATTCTCAGTAATATCAACGATATTCTTCGGCGTTGGCGCCGCCTTCGGCACATTAGTGGAATTCGGATTGGTCACTTTATGGAGCAATTTCATATCACTTATTGGCGAGGCAATAGTACTTCCATTCTACCTGGAGTTATTTGCCTTCTTAACGGAGGTAATCATATTACCACTCTACGTATTTACGTGGAATAAGATTAAGAACCAGGTCCTTCACTGGATAATAGGTATAGCCGCAGCATTTGGTGGTTACTATAGTGCCTACAACATATTAGCGGTCATGGCATCATTAAGCATGAGGCCACCAGGACTCGAAGTAATCAATCTATATCAGGCCACTGGACAGAACGTGGTTGGCTTAACGGATTACGTGGTTAAGTGGGCCTCACCAGCCGATGCCTGGAATATGTTCTGGTGGGGTGCCAATGTCTTCATATTCCATGGTATACTAGCCGCGGTAATACTTACCTGGTCAATAATAGCAGCAATATACCTATACTTCTACATACGTGATAAGAAGCCGGAGAGGTTGATGATGCTTAAGATCCTCGTTCCCACCATGGCCATACTAACGGCAATACAGGGATTCGTGCTTGGGCATCTACAGGGTGAGCTCGTTTTACAGGATGACCCACTTAAGCTGGCGGCTCTTGAGGGTATGTTCTGGAGCGGCCTCAAGGTTGACCCACTAACAAGCTTCCTAGCGTATGGTACGTTTAATCACGCATTCTGGGGCTACTTCAGTTGGCCAGCTTATGAGAGGCCACCGGCCTTCGTATTTATTTTCTACTGGGTCTTCATGGTAATATTCGGAATATTACTCGGTATTTGGAGCGGTGCGCTGTCGCTTTGGTACCTATTCCCTGGCTTCTTCGGTAGCTTTAGCTGGGCCAGGGCTTTAGCGAACTTCTTCGAGAGGAGTGGCGTTTATCTAATGCCCTTCTTCGCAGCCTTCGCTTCGATAGGCGGCGCGGTTTCAGCTGAGTCAGGTAGGTACCCATTCATACTCGTTCAGGCAGACCCCAATCCAAATGGCAGTCCACCAATAATTACTGGCGTACCCGTTGGACCAGGTGGTTTACTGAACCCAACGCTCTACTTCCCAGTTTGGTTGGCTGTGCTTGTATTAATTGTTGAGATTGCCATGCCGTCACTAGCGGTGTTCATGGTCTACCTATACCTAAGGAGGGCGCCTAAGTACGTAGAGACTGAGGTAAAGGCTGTGGAGTACTGA
- a CDS encoding cytochrome ubiquinol oxidase subunit I: protein MVSATEIAVGLIAWAFSVHLPLVYTVLGLGWILPTLELIGYKRNKQVYVDLAHNMANYLITVYAIGGLFGTIITVFLAGLLPIFTNIAGALLWPVWGVAIVFGVAIALPFIGFYYRGFGRISPMRHVAVGYGMAISLTVIPAMFRLVFAFINYPAGVEVFKDTSSIVGFTLGINWSQVFLNPTYAPLFLATLFGAIAMTGVLINSIFGWRYSVDKSEYRLVGYRISNWISLIFGVLYAVFAGLYLYEVYLYSPTVAWSIFGKPPAYLPSSLYPVYEPTMILTGVFYMDIALGLILLILIALSFKFINRPISALKLVLVLLLMISAEVMNGLAHLPYAIVPPLPAVPALVKAYGLQFTLQVANTLKVSTLLTPELNALLQLVSIQPGLIYGSLVVFAFFNALLLYVIYAALSWKWTPQSLRVERQ from the coding sequence ATGGTCTCCGCGACAGAGATTGCCGTGGGTCTAATTGCATGGGCATTCTCCGTTCACCTGCCACTGGTGTACACGGTGCTCGGCCTTGGTTGGATACTGCCAACGCTCGAGTTGATTGGTTATAAGCGTAATAAACAGGTCTATGTCGACCTGGCGCACAACATGGCTAATTACCTAATCACGGTATATGCAATAGGCGGTCTCTTCGGCACGATAATAACCGTGTTCCTGGCGGGCTTGCTGCCGATATTCACGAACATAGCCGGGGCCCTCCTGTGGCCTGTGTGGGGTGTTGCCATAGTGTTTGGAGTTGCAATAGCGCTTCCCTTCATTGGATTTTACTACAGGGGCTTTGGCAGGATTAGCCCGATGAGGCATGTCGCCGTTGGCTATGGCATGGCCATATCACTTACGGTCATACCAGCGATGTTTAGGCTCGTGTTCGCCTTCATAAACTACCCAGCGGGTGTTGAGGTGTTTAAGGATACGTCATCAATTGTTGGATTCACACTCGGCATTAATTGGTCCCAGGTATTCCTAAACCCAACATATGCGCCATTATTCCTGGCAACGCTTTTTGGGGCGATCGCGATGACTGGGGTATTAATAAACTCAATATTTGGTTGGAGGTACTCGGTCGATAAGAGTGAGTATAGGTTGGTTGGGTACAGGATTAGTAATTGGATAAGCCTAATATTCGGCGTATTGTACGCAGTATTCGCTGGGCTATACTTATATGAGGTTTACCTATACTCACCGACGGTTGCCTGGTCAATATTTGGTAAGCCACCTGCCTACCTACCCTCAAGCCTATACCCAGTCTATGAACCAACCATGATATTGACCGGCGTGTTCTACATGGACATAGCCCTAGGACTAATACTACTCATACTAATAGCCCTATCCTTCAAGTTCATCAATAGGCCCATATCAGCACTCAAGCTCGTCCTCGTACTACTGCTAATGATTAGTGCCGAGGTAATGAACGGCTTGGCGCACTTGCCCTACGCAATAGTTCCCCCATTACCTGCGGTACCAGCCCTCGTTAAGGCTTACGGCCTGCAATTCACACTTCAGGTTGCCAATACTCTAAAGGTCTCCACATTACTAACACCCGAATTGAACGCACTACTGCAGCTGGTATCTATACAGCCTGGCCTGATTTATGGGAGCCTTGTGGTGTTTGCGTTCTTTAATGCGTTGCTACTCTACGTTATTTACGCCGCCCTATCGTGGAAGTGGACTCCACAGTCGCTTAGGGTTGAGAGGCAGTAA